CTGGTGGCCTGTGGCGGTGGCGGCGATGACGAGAGCGAAGACGCCGTGAGCGCCGCCTCGGGCGGCAGCTGCAGCACCATCCCGCGCGAGACGGCGGGCCCGTACCCGGCCGACGGCACCACGGCGTCGAACCAGCGCCTGAACGCGCTGACGCTCTCGGGCATCGTGCGCAGCGACATCCGCAGCAGCATCGGGGGCGCCAGCGGCACGGCCCCGGGCGTGCCGCTGACGGTGACGCTCAACCTCGTCAACACCTCCGACAGCTGCAACAGCCTGGAGGGCTACGCGGTCTATCTGTGGCACTGCACGCGCGACGGCGGTTATTCGATGTATTCGAGCGGCTACACGGGCGAGAACTTCCTGCGCGGTGTGCAGGTGAGCGACGCCAACGGGCAGGTCAGTTTCAGCACCATCTTTCCCGGTTGCTACAGCGGGCGCTGGCCCCACATCCACTTCGAGATCTACCCCAGCCTGAGCGCGGCCACCGGCAGCGACAGCGTGGGCGACCACCTCACGGTGTCGCAGCTGGCCCTGCCCGCGAGCGTGTGCAACCAGGTCTATGGCGTGGCCTCCGGCTACAGCAGCAGCGTGCGCAATTTCGCCAACATCTCGCTGGCGAGCGACAACGTGTTCGGCAACGACAGCGCGGCGCAGCAGCTGGCCAGCGTGAGCGGCAGCGTGACGCAGGGTTTTGTGGCCACGCTGGAGGTGGGGGTGGCGGCTTGAGCGAAGCCCCGCGCTCAGGCCCGGGGCGCCGTGGCGCCTGAACGGCTTCCCATGCTCTTTCCCCCTTTTTCGTTGTTTCACATCAGGAGTTCGTCATGACGTCGTTCGTGTTTCGCGCCGCCAGCGCCTGCGTGCTGGCCAGCACCCTGGGGGCTTGCCAAGCCCAGTCCGCCCCCGGTGGTAAACCCCCCGGACCACCGCCCGAAGCGGTGCAGGCCTGTCAGGGCAAGACCGCTGGCGCCCAGGCCAGCTTCACCGGGCGCGACGGGCGCAGCTTCACCGGGGTCTGCGAAAACGTGGACGGCGTGCTGGCGCTGCGGCCGTCCCATGGCAACGGTGGACCGCCGCCGCGCTGAACGCCATGCCTCAGCGGATGCCGCCCACGTAGCGCGGGCCCGGCGCGTCGCCCTCGGGTTTGCGCGGGGTGCCGAAGACGGAGTTGAGCGTGGACTCCAGAAAGCCGCTGGGT
This Hydrogenophaga taeniospiralis DNA region includes the following protein-coding sequences:
- a CDS encoding intradiol ring-cleavage dioxygenase, with protein sequence MTPHHPHGLNHDLDTLARQIRERRSALRWLAAGACASLAPLSLVACGGGGDDESEDAVSAASGGSCSTIPRETAGPYPADGTTASNQRLNALTLSGIVRSDIRSSIGGASGTAPGVPLTVTLNLVNTSDSCNSLEGYAVYLWHCTRDGGYSMYSSGYTGENFLRGVQVSDANGQVSFSTIFPGCYSGRWPHIHFEIYPSLSAATGSDSVGDHLTVSQLALPASVCNQVYGVASGYSSSVRNFANISLASDNVFGNDSAAQQLASVSGSVTQGFVATLEVGVAA